The Methanolobus sp. WCC4 genome includes the window CATAGTTGTCGCTTATAATGGAAAAGATAACTCTGATCATGGATTGTATCTTGCTAAACGACTGGCAAAGAGTACCGGTTCGGAATTACATGTATTAAGGGTTATTCATCCGGACCATGATGAGACTTCATACAGGTCTGTCCGGGACGGACTTGAGAAAATTTCAGAGGACAGATCTATTGTTGATATATCAACTCATCTGATCGAAAACAGCTCTACTGAAAATGCGATAATGGATTATCTTGAAAAAGATGATGTACTGGTAATAGGTGATTCCGGTAGACGGTTCAGTTTCTCCCTGATAGGTGATCTGCCATCTGTCCTGGCTAAAGGGCACGAAGGTCCGGTTTTGATCATTAAGAAACACAGGCCTCTTTCTTCAGGTGGTATCAGGTATTTTATCATGAAAAGAATCAGAATGATAAGTTCCTATGTGGTCCGTTCCGGCAGGAAATAGTTCGATTTTCGGTATGGGTAATTGGATATTTCTTTAAACATTACTTTCACCATGCTTCCATCGTAGTTATATAGTGCAGGAACATACAGAATAATTGCCTCTCCAGAAGATACAAACAAGAGGCTTGAGGATTTGAATATGAAAGAATTAGCACAGGAGATCAGTGCCAGGTTCAGTGAACTTGGAGTGGAGATCCCTATAGGGGAGATCGAAGAGCGCCTTGATAAGATGATAAACAAGTTCAAGGTACCCAAAGATGAAGCACGAAGAAGTGTTGTAAACTACTTTTTAAAATCACACAATATCAAAAGGAACGAGTATTATGTTGGTGGCCAGTCCGAGTCGCCCATGATCAATATATCTGACATCACAGAAGATGGGAAGTGGGTCAATGTCAGGGGGAAGATCGTTCAGTTATGGGATAATACCCATGAGTCGATATCACAGGTGGGTCTTATCGGAGATGAGACCGGAACCATCAAGTTCACGATGTGGGAAAGTGCCGGAGCACCGCTGGTAGAGGAGAGCGGAAGTTACCTTTTCAAGAATGTCGTCGTCAATGAATGGAACGGGAAGTTCCAGTTGAACGTCAACAAGAGCAGCACGATCGAATCCATCGAGGATGATATAGAGGTAGGGACCGCAACGGTGGAGTTCACAGGTGCAATGGTGGACATCCAGTCCGGCTCAGGTCTGATAAAGCGCTGTCCTGAATGTAACAGGGCACTTACAAAGGGTGCCTGCATGGAACACGGCAAGGTGGATGGTGTCTATGATCTTCGTATCAAGGCTGTTATGGACGATGGCATATCCGTACAGGATGCGATCCTGAAAAGGGACCAGGTCGAAGAGATAACCGGTATCACTCTTGAGAATGCAGTAGCAATGGCTGCTGATGCCCTTGATCAGGGAGTTGTCCTTGAAAAGATGAAAAGTTCACTAGTGGGGAAATATTACAGATTAAGTGGTCCCAGGGTGGACAGGTATCTGATAGTTGAGTCCATAAGTCCTGTATTCGCATATGATCCAGCCGAACTGGACAGGCTTATAGTTGAAGCAGAGGTGGTCTGAAATGGCCGGATACACAAGGGAAGTCTCAAGAAGGGTATTTGCCCAGGAGTTCAGGGAATCGAACCTGAGTTTCAAGGATGGCGATGACCAGTATGCTCCTCAGTATC containing:
- a CDS encoding replication factor A (Replication protein A protects and stabilize the intermediate ssDNA that is generated by the unwinding action of a DNA helicase at the replication fork. In addition, SSBs prevent the formation of secondary structures by single-stranded template DNA.) — encoded protein: MKELAQEISARFSELGVEIPIGEIEERLDKMINKFKVPKDEARRSVVNYFLKSHNIKRNEYYVGGQSESPMINISDITEDGKWVNVRGKIVQLWDNTHESISQVGLIGDETGTIKFTMWESAGAPLVEESGSYLFKNVVVNEWNGKFQLNVNKSSTIESIEDDIEVGTATVEFTGAMVDIQSGSGLIKRCPECNRALTKGACMEHGKVDGVYDLRIKAVMDDGISVQDAILKRDQVEEITGITLENAVAMAADALDQGVVLEKMKSSLVGKYYRLSGPRVDRYLIVESISPVFAYDPAELDRLIVEAEVV